The following are encoded in a window of Phaseolus vulgaris cultivar G19833 chromosome 3, P. vulgaris v2.0, whole genome shotgun sequence genomic DNA:
- the LOC137839143 gene encoding uncharacterized protein: MGFHNLWIAWIKGCLESATVSVLVNGRPTEEFKPTGGLRQGDPLAPFLFLVVAEGLARIVRSASKTTLLTGLKFGRKEIEVCILQFADDTIFLCEDSFNNVVTLKAIIKGFELASGLKINFHKSKLAGINVQISYVSCYTKTLNCKQMGVPFTYMGLEVGGNPRKKQFWEPVVNKLKAKLSPLTQSVRGLPLSKGDSCRVGEKKASQFAEDVCKPKEEGGLGLREIRKLNHAILAKWRWRCISQEEGRWKELLDSKYGLEPGSVHTLVKLQSWWWKDLYKEQTVGEVGLWINSDWRWRLRWRRARFEWESSLEADLFTLLSGALMRRNDVDVQVWGKEEPGLFSVNSAYECLAKQSRGTQSDVLNLLWKTKAFPNVIVTA, from the exons ATGGGGTTTCACAACCTCTGGATCGCATGGATTAAAGGATGTCTGGAATCCGCCACTGTGTCTGTATTAGTCAATGGGAGACCTACGGAGGAATTCAAGCCGACTGGAGGGTTAAGGCAAGGAGACCCACTTGCACCCTTCCTTTTCCTAGTTGTAGCTGAAGGCCTTGCTAGGATAGTTAGAAGTGCTAGCAAAACCACTTTGCTAACGGGCCTCAAGTTTGGAAGGAAGGAGATTGAGGTGTGCATCCTCCAGTTTGCGGATGACACTATTTTTCTATGTGAAGACTCCTTCAACAACGTGGTAACCTTGAAGGCCATCATAAAGGGGTTTGAATTAGCCTCAGGGTTGAAGATCAACTTCCATAAGTCAAAGCTTGCAGGCATCAATGTTCAAATTAGTTATGTATCATGTTATACAAAGACGTTGAACTGCAAACAAATGGGAGTACCGTTTACATATATGGGCCTTGAAGTGGGAGGTAACCCCAGGAAGAAGCAATTCTGGGAACCGGTCGTTAACAAGTTAAAAGCGAAGCTCAGT CCCCTGACTCAGTCTGTAAGAGGATTACCTCTATCGAAAGGAGATTCTTGTAGGGTTGGGGAAAAGAAAGCAAGCCAATTTGCTGAAGATGTGTGCAAACCTAAAGAGGAGGGAGGATTGGGTTTAAGAGAAATACGAAAGTTAAACCATGCTATCCTAGCTAAATGGAGATGGCGTTGTATCTCTCAAGAGGAGGGAAGGTGGAAGGAGTTATTGGACTCAAAGTATGGGTTGGAGCCTGGAAGCGTCCATACACTAGTCAAACTCCAATCTTGGTGGTGGAAAGATCTCTATAAA GAGCAAACAGTGGGTGAAGTTGGTCTGTGGATTAATTCGGATTGGAGATGGAGGCTGAGATGGAGGCGTGCCAGATTTGAGTGGGAATCATCACTGGAAGCAGACCTCTTTACACTGCTATCAGGGGCACTAATGAGAAGGAATGACGTGGATGTGCAGGTGTGGGGGAAGGAAGAACCAGGCCTTTTTTCTGTGAATTCTGCTTATGAGTGCCTTGCTAAGCAGTCTCGTGGAACCCAATCCGATGTGCTTAATCTCCTTTGGAAGACTAAGGCATTCCCAAATGTGATCGTGACAGCTTGA
- the LOC137806730 gene encoding leucine--tRNA ligase, chloroplastic/mitochondrial isoform X1, whose translation MLHTHHLHAHLLFLSPHSHTASFPFPSRTTTSHSPRFHVTSIRRGSSSLSFRNRGRGSILNSVANGGTEHQKQPVNRAYPFHEIEPKWQRFWEHNRTFRTPDDDIDTTKPKYYVLDMFPYPSGAGLHVGHPLGYTATDILARYKRMQGYNVLHPMGWDAFGLPAEQYAIETGTHPKLTTVRNINRFRTQLKSLGFSYDWDREISTIEPDYYKWTQWIFLQLLKRGLAYQAEVPVNWCPALGTVLANEEVIDGVSERGGHPVIRKPMRQWMLKITAYADRLLEDLDDLDWPESVKEMQRNWIGRSEGAEMEFCILDSDGKERDEKIIVYTTRPETIFGATYLVVAPEHSLLPSLVSIAQSKHVEDYVDLATRKSDLERTELQKEKTGVFTGCYAKNPANGEAIPIWVADYVLGGYGTGAIMAVPAHDSRDYDFALKYDAPISWVIMPDGKSVDFGKAFIGEGIIVNSSNTLVGLDINGLSSKEAALTVIEWAEKSGKGKRKVNYKLRDWLFARQRYWGEPIPVIFIDDSGETVPLCETELPLILPELDDFSPTGTGEPPLSKAVSWGKTADSLSGRPATRETNTMPQWAGSCWYYLRFMDPHNSKELVGKTKERYWGPVDVYVGGAEHAVLHLLYARFWHKVLFDIGVVSTKEPFQCVINQGIILGEVQYMACRDQDGNLISADSTDLLNEHKLEIIPAEKAMKSGDSFVLKENPNIRLHARTHKMSKSRGNVVNPDDVVSEYGADSLRLYEMFMGPLRDSKTWSTSGIEGVHRFLGRTWRLIVGSPLSDGTFKDRTVSVDEEPTIEQLRCLHKCIAKVTEEIEGTRFNTGISAMMEFLNAAYKWDKHPRSVIEAFVLLLSPYAPHMAEELWSRLGHTKSLACVPFPKANPTYLKDSTVVLPVQINGKTRGTIEVEETCTEEEAFVLASRDEKLSKYLHGQSVKKRIYVPGKILNVVLDRKNIQVGVQ comes from the exons ATGCTTCACACTCATCACCTTCATGCTCATCTCCTCTTTCTTTCGCCACACTCCCATACGGCGTCGTTTCCCTTCCCATCCAGGACCACCACCTCTCACTCTCCAAGATTCCACGTTACTTCCATCAGAAGAGGTTCTTCTTCTCTCAGTTTCCGCAACCGTGGCCGCGGCAGCATATTAAACTCCGTCGCGAATGGCGGAACTGAGCATCAGAAGCAACCGGTCAACAGGGCCTACCCTTTCCACGAAATCGAGCCCAAGTGGCAGCGTTTTTGGGAGCACAATCGCACTTTCCGAACCCCCGATGACGATATCGACACTACGAAGCCGAAATACTACGTTCTCGACATGTTTCCTTACCCCAG TGGAGCTGGACTTCATGTTGGTCATCCTCTAGGATATACTGCCACAGACATTCTTGCTAGATACAAACGGATGCAGGGGTATAATGTGTTGCATCCGATGGGGTGGGACGCTTTTGGATTGCCAGCAGAACAATATGCTATTGAG ACAGGAACTCACCCCAAGCTCACTACGGTGAGGAATATCAATCGCTTTCGCACTCAG TTAAAATCATTAGGATTTTCATATGACTGGGATCGTGAAATCTCTACCATAGAACCTGACTATTACAAATGGACTCAATGGATCTTTCTACAACTTTTAAAGAGAGGATTGGCATATCAG GCTGAAGTTCCGGTTAATTGGTGTCCCGCACTCGGCACTGTGTTGGCCAATGAGGAGGTGATTGATGGTGTCAGTGAACGGGGTGGTCATCCTGTAATAAGAAAG CCAATGAGGCAATGGATGCTCAAGATTACTGCATATGCTGACCGTCTTCTAGAGGATTTAGATGACCTTGACTGGCCGGAAAGTGTAAAAGAAATGCAGAGAAATTGGATAGGGAGATCTGAAGGGGCTGAGATGGAATTTTGCATTCTTGATAGTGATGGAAAGGAGAGAGACGAAAAAATTATTGTGTATACTACAAGACCTGAAACAATCTTTGGTGCAAC CTACTTAGTTGTGGCACCAGAGCATTCCTTGCTGCCGTCATTGGTTTCCATTGCCCAGAGCAAACAT GTTGAGGATTATGTAGACCTTGCCACTAGGAAGAGTGACCTTGAGAGGACTGAACTTCAGAAAGAAAAGACTGGGGTCTTCACTGGCTGTTATGCAAAAAATCCAGCAAACGGGGAAGCCATTCCAATATGGGTGGCGGACTATGTTTTGGGCGG TTATGGAACTGGAGCTATCATGGCTGTGCCTGCACATGATTCTCGTGATTATGATTTTGCTTTGAAATATGATGCTCCAATTTCCTGGGTTATAATGCCAGATGGTAAAAGTGTTGATTTTGGAAAGGCTTTTATAGGTGAAGGCATTATAGTAAATTCATCAAATACACTGGTTGGGCTTGACATTAATGGGTTGTCTAGCAAAGAAGCTGCTCTGACAGTCATTGAATGGGCTGAAAAAAGTGGGAAGGGAAAGAGGAAG GTGAATTACAAGTTAAGGGACTGGCTTTTTGCTCGGCAACGTTACTGGGGTGAACCTATCCCTGTCATCTTCATTGATGATAGTGGTGAGACTGTTCCACTGTGTGAGACTGAACTGCCGCTTATTCTACCTGAATTGGATGATTTTTCTCCCACTGGAACAGGCGAGCCTCCTCTGTCTAAGGCAGTGTCTTGG GGGAAAACTGCTGATAGCTTATCAGGAAGACCAGCTACTCGGGAAACAAATACCATGCCACAGTGGGCTGGTTCATGCTG GTACTATTTGAGGTTTATGGACCCACATAATTCCAAGGAATTGGTTGGTAAGACTAAAGAAAG GTATTGGGGCCCTGTTGATGTATATGTTGGGGGTGCTGAGCATGCAGTTCTCCATTTACTGTATGCTAGATTCTGGCACAAG GTTCTCTTTGACATTGGTGTTGTATCCACCAAGGAGCCCTTCCAATGTGTTATAAACCAGGGGATTATTCTTGGGGAG GTTCAATATATGGCTTGTAGAGATCAAGATGGAAATCTAATATCTGCTGATTCAACTGACTTGTTGAATGAACATAAGCTAGAAATAATTCCTGCAGAAAAG GCCATGAAATCTGGGGATTCTTTTGTCCTGAAAGAAAATCCTAACATACGATTACATGCACGCACTCACAAAATGAGTAAAAGTAGGGGAAATGTTGTTAATCCAGATGATGTTGTTTCTGAGTATGGTGCAGATTCTCTTCGATTATATGAAATGTTCATGGGACCATTGAG AGACTCGAAAACATGGAGTACTAGTGGCATCGAAGGTGTACATCGGTTCTTAGGAAGAACTTGGAGGCTCATTGTTGGTTCACCTTTGTCTGATGGAACATTTAAGGATAGAACTGTATCAGTTGACGAGGAGCCTACTATAGAACAACTTCGTTGCCTTCACAAATGCATTGCCAAG GTAACAGAGGAAATTGAGGGCACACGATTCAACACTGGAATTTCTGCAATGATGGAGTTCCTCAATGCGGCATATAAG TGGGATAAACATCCAAGATCGGTCattgaggcatttgttttgCTGCTTTCACCATATGCACCACACATGGCTGAGGAGCTATGGTCTCGGCTAGGGCACACAAAATCATTAGCCTGCGTGCCTTTCCCTAAG GCAAATCCGACTTACCTGAAGGATTCCACCGTAGTCCTTCCAGTCCAGATAAATGGAAAGACAAGAGGGACCATCGAGGTTGAGGAAACATGTACAGAGGAGGAGGCTTTTGTCCTAGCATCTAGGGATGAAAAGCTATCAAAGTATTTGCATGGTCAATCTGTCAAAAAAAGAATTTACGTTCCTGGCAAGATTTTGAATGTTGTTTTGGACCGTAAAAACATTCAGGTTGGTGTACAGTAG
- the LOC137806729 gene encoding LOW QUALITY PROTEIN: protein SUPPRESSOR OF GENE SILENCING 3-like (The sequence of the model RefSeq protein was modified relative to this genomic sequence to represent the inferred CDS: deleted 2 bases in 1 codon): protein MIKDEITEESPVKKDNVDEQEEEGFDAMEDIDDDLMSDDYDSASEKSHENRKKSKWFKVFFENLDSLSIDKINELERQWHCPACRGGPGAIDWYKGLQPLITHAKTKGSKRVKIHREFVELLDEELLRRGTAVIPAGEVFGKWKGLKDEEKDHEIVWPPMVVIQNTRLKQDENDKVSSNVFSY, encoded by the exons ATGATAAAGGATGAGATTACAGAAGAATCCCCAGTGAAGAAGGATAATGTTGATGAACAGGAGGAAGAAGGCTTTGATGCCATGGAAGATATTGATGATGATCTAATGAGTGATGACTATGATTCTGCTAGTGAAAAGAGCCACGAGAATCGAAAGAAGAGCAAATGGTTTAAGGTTTTCTTTGAGAATTTGGATAGCCTTTCTATTGACAAGATTAATGAACTAGAAAGGCAGTGGCACTGTCCGGCTTGTCGAGGTGGTCCTGGTGCTATTGATTGGTACAAAGGGCTTCAACCTCTGATTACTCATGCCAAAACAAAAGGGTCAAAAAGGGTGAAGATCCATAGGGAGTTTGTTGAACTTTTGGATGAGGAATTGCTCAGAAGAGGCACTGCAGTAATTCCAGCTGGAGAAGTATTTGGTAAGTGGAAAGGTTTGAAAGATGAGGAGAAAGACCATGAAATT GTTTGGCCTCCAATGGTTGTCATTCAGAATACAAGGCTTAAACAAGATGAAAATGACAAGGTATCATCAAATGTTTTTTCTTATTAG
- the LOC137806730 gene encoding leucine--tRNA ligase, chloroplastic/mitochondrial isoform X2, translated as MLHTHHLHAHLLFLSPHSHTASFPFPSRTTTSHSPRFHVTSIRRGSSSLSFRNRGRGSILNSVANGGTEHQKQPVNRAYPFHEIEPKWQRFWEHNRTFRTPDDDIDTTKPKYYVLDMFPYPSGAGLHVGHPLGYTATDILARYKRMQGYNVLHPMGWDAFGLPAEQYAIETGTHPKLTTVRNINRFRTQLKSLGFSYDWDREISTIEPDYYKWTQWIFLQLLKRGLAYQAEVPVNWCPALGTVLANEEVIDGVSERGGHPVIRKPMRQWMLKITAYADRLLEDLDDLDWPESVKEMQRNWIGRSEGAEMEFCILDSDGKERDEKIIVYLVVAPEHSLLPSLVSIAQSKHVEDYVDLATRKSDLERTELQKEKTGVFTGCYAKNPANGEAIPIWVADYVLGGYGTGAIMAVPAHDSRDYDFALKYDAPISWVIMPDGKSVDFGKAFIGEGIIVNSSNTLVGLDINGLSSKEAALTVIEWAEKSGKGKRKVNYKLRDWLFARQRYWGEPIPVIFIDDSGETVPLCETELPLILPELDDFSPTGTGEPPLSKAVSWGKTADSLSGRPATRETNTMPQWAGSCWYYLRFMDPHNSKELVGKTKERYWGPVDVYVGGAEHAVLHLLYARFWHKVLFDIGVVSTKEPFQCVINQGIILGEVQYMACRDQDGNLISADSTDLLNEHKLEIIPAEKAMKSGDSFVLKENPNIRLHARTHKMSKSRGNVVNPDDVVSEYGADSLRLYEMFMGPLRDSKTWSTSGIEGVHRFLGRTWRLIVGSPLSDGTFKDRTVSVDEEPTIEQLRCLHKCIAKVTEEIEGTRFNTGISAMMEFLNAAYKWDKHPRSVIEAFVLLLSPYAPHMAEELWSRLGHTKSLACVPFPKANPTYLKDSTVVLPVQINGKTRGTIEVEETCTEEEAFVLASRDEKLSKYLHGQSVKKRIYVPGKILNVVLDRKNIQVGVQ; from the exons ATGCTTCACACTCATCACCTTCATGCTCATCTCCTCTTTCTTTCGCCACACTCCCATACGGCGTCGTTTCCCTTCCCATCCAGGACCACCACCTCTCACTCTCCAAGATTCCACGTTACTTCCATCAGAAGAGGTTCTTCTTCTCTCAGTTTCCGCAACCGTGGCCGCGGCAGCATATTAAACTCCGTCGCGAATGGCGGAACTGAGCATCAGAAGCAACCGGTCAACAGGGCCTACCCTTTCCACGAAATCGAGCCCAAGTGGCAGCGTTTTTGGGAGCACAATCGCACTTTCCGAACCCCCGATGACGATATCGACACTACGAAGCCGAAATACTACGTTCTCGACATGTTTCCTTACCCCAG TGGAGCTGGACTTCATGTTGGTCATCCTCTAGGATATACTGCCACAGACATTCTTGCTAGATACAAACGGATGCAGGGGTATAATGTGTTGCATCCGATGGGGTGGGACGCTTTTGGATTGCCAGCAGAACAATATGCTATTGAG ACAGGAACTCACCCCAAGCTCACTACGGTGAGGAATATCAATCGCTTTCGCACTCAG TTAAAATCATTAGGATTTTCATATGACTGGGATCGTGAAATCTCTACCATAGAACCTGACTATTACAAATGGACTCAATGGATCTTTCTACAACTTTTAAAGAGAGGATTGGCATATCAG GCTGAAGTTCCGGTTAATTGGTGTCCCGCACTCGGCACTGTGTTGGCCAATGAGGAGGTGATTGATGGTGTCAGTGAACGGGGTGGTCATCCTGTAATAAGAAAG CCAATGAGGCAATGGATGCTCAAGATTACTGCATATGCTGACCGTCTTCTAGAGGATTTAGATGACCTTGACTGGCCGGAAAGTGTAAAAGAAATGCAGAGAAATTGGATAGGGAGATCTGAAGGGGCTGAGATGGAATTTTGCATTCTTGATAGTGATGGAAAGGAGAGAGACGAAAAAATTATTGT CTACTTAGTTGTGGCACCAGAGCATTCCTTGCTGCCGTCATTGGTTTCCATTGCCCAGAGCAAACAT GTTGAGGATTATGTAGACCTTGCCACTAGGAAGAGTGACCTTGAGAGGACTGAACTTCAGAAAGAAAAGACTGGGGTCTTCACTGGCTGTTATGCAAAAAATCCAGCAAACGGGGAAGCCATTCCAATATGGGTGGCGGACTATGTTTTGGGCGG TTATGGAACTGGAGCTATCATGGCTGTGCCTGCACATGATTCTCGTGATTATGATTTTGCTTTGAAATATGATGCTCCAATTTCCTGGGTTATAATGCCAGATGGTAAAAGTGTTGATTTTGGAAAGGCTTTTATAGGTGAAGGCATTATAGTAAATTCATCAAATACACTGGTTGGGCTTGACATTAATGGGTTGTCTAGCAAAGAAGCTGCTCTGACAGTCATTGAATGGGCTGAAAAAAGTGGGAAGGGAAAGAGGAAG GTGAATTACAAGTTAAGGGACTGGCTTTTTGCTCGGCAACGTTACTGGGGTGAACCTATCCCTGTCATCTTCATTGATGATAGTGGTGAGACTGTTCCACTGTGTGAGACTGAACTGCCGCTTATTCTACCTGAATTGGATGATTTTTCTCCCACTGGAACAGGCGAGCCTCCTCTGTCTAAGGCAGTGTCTTGG GGGAAAACTGCTGATAGCTTATCAGGAAGACCAGCTACTCGGGAAACAAATACCATGCCACAGTGGGCTGGTTCATGCTG GTACTATTTGAGGTTTATGGACCCACATAATTCCAAGGAATTGGTTGGTAAGACTAAAGAAAG GTATTGGGGCCCTGTTGATGTATATGTTGGGGGTGCTGAGCATGCAGTTCTCCATTTACTGTATGCTAGATTCTGGCACAAG GTTCTCTTTGACATTGGTGTTGTATCCACCAAGGAGCCCTTCCAATGTGTTATAAACCAGGGGATTATTCTTGGGGAG GTTCAATATATGGCTTGTAGAGATCAAGATGGAAATCTAATATCTGCTGATTCAACTGACTTGTTGAATGAACATAAGCTAGAAATAATTCCTGCAGAAAAG GCCATGAAATCTGGGGATTCTTTTGTCCTGAAAGAAAATCCTAACATACGATTACATGCACGCACTCACAAAATGAGTAAAAGTAGGGGAAATGTTGTTAATCCAGATGATGTTGTTTCTGAGTATGGTGCAGATTCTCTTCGATTATATGAAATGTTCATGGGACCATTGAG AGACTCGAAAACATGGAGTACTAGTGGCATCGAAGGTGTACATCGGTTCTTAGGAAGAACTTGGAGGCTCATTGTTGGTTCACCTTTGTCTGATGGAACATTTAAGGATAGAACTGTATCAGTTGACGAGGAGCCTACTATAGAACAACTTCGTTGCCTTCACAAATGCATTGCCAAG GTAACAGAGGAAATTGAGGGCACACGATTCAACACTGGAATTTCTGCAATGATGGAGTTCCTCAATGCGGCATATAAG TGGGATAAACATCCAAGATCGGTCattgaggcatttgttttgCTGCTTTCACCATATGCACCACACATGGCTGAGGAGCTATGGTCTCGGCTAGGGCACACAAAATCATTAGCCTGCGTGCCTTTCCCTAAG GCAAATCCGACTTACCTGAAGGATTCCACCGTAGTCCTTCCAGTCCAGATAAATGGAAAGACAAGAGGGACCATCGAGGTTGAGGAAACATGTACAGAGGAGGAGGCTTTTGTCCTAGCATCTAGGGATGAAAAGCTATCAAAGTATTTGCATGGTCAATCTGTCAAAAAAAGAATTTACGTTCCTGGCAAGATTTTGAATGTTGTTTTGGACCGTAAAAACATTCAGGTTGGTGTACAGTAG
- the LOC137806731 gene encoding lysine-specific demethylase JMJ29-like: MKVVVPNKEQPKTPQTEDKSKLSRCSEVYGTPKRKAEKIPEHGHKKNCAVRVTEKKREVREINKFDNIKPKLEAREDLCSLKTTKLPCWRRDEKQKLTVSNKKRKYKDDLLNDDDLEDEEMLILLRAKTSSRSRRMNNVKNVEQKPRNCHQCMKKGRTLFVPCTKCPKMYCMQCVDKWYPDMKIEEIAVSCPFCRKNCNCNVCLSSRGMIKTSNRDITDYEKAQNLHYMINLLLPFLKQICHEQNQEEQIEAKILGKHSFEKEIPQSLCGNDERVYCDHCATSIIDLHRSCPSCSYELCLSCCQEIRDGSITPRVEQKFLYVNRGYDYMHGGDPLPVSNDFGTSECHTKLSNVWNAKSDGSIRCAPKEFGGCGSAALELRRVLPSGWISELEIRTRSMLKIWENVNTTLQQKKAVSSCTSLRKEAIKVDINDDNMYCSESSNIQKGGLLLFQKHWANGEPVIVRDALKLGTGLSWKPMVMWRALCENRISEVGSKMSEVKAIDCLANCEVEIDTHTFFKGYIEGRTYRNLWPEMLKLKDWPPSDKFEDLLPRHCDEFIRSLPFQEYSDPRSGILNLAAKLPAHVLKPDMGPKTYIAYGIKEELGRGDSVTKLHCDMSDAVNILTHTAEVILTDEQHLIISKLKEAHKVQDEREQCAQETVSDSLNGRPFKQNKVRTENKVVLESKDIEKRPIEINGRIFPNDVHEGFTSATENESIETGSALWDIFRREDSEKLETYLRKHSREFRHTYCSPVEEVAHPIHDQCFYLTSEHKKKLKEEFDVEPWTFEQKLGEAVFIPAGCPHQVRNLKSCTKVAVDFVSPENIHECLRLTNEFRQLPKNHKAREDKLEIKKMIVYAIDEAVTDLKALLNFS, translated from the exons ATGAAGGTTGTTGTCCCAAATAAAGAACAGCCAAAAACTCCGCAAACTGAGGATAAGTCGAAGTTGTCCAGATGCTCTGAAGTTTACGGAACTCCGAAGAGAAAAGCTGAAAAAATTCCTGAGCATGGTCATAAGAAGAATTGTGCAGTAAGGGTGACTGAAAAGAAACGAGAGGTTCGAGAAATCAATAAGTTTGATAATATAAAACCAAAGTTAGAAGCGAGAGAAGATTTGTGTTCACTGAAGACAACAAAACTACCATGCTGGAGAAGAGATGAGAAACAAAAGCTTACTGTCTCAAACAAGAAAAGGAAATATAAAGATGATCTCTTGAATGATGATGATTtagaagatgaagaaatgcttaTTCTGTTAAGGGCAAAGACCAGTAGCAGATCTAGAAGAATGAATAATGTGAAG AATGTTGAACAAAAGCCCCGAAATTGTCATCAATGCATGAAAAAGGGCAGAACACTTTTTGTGCCTTGTACTAAATGCCCGAAGATGTACTGTATGCAGTGTGTTGATAAATG GTACCCTGATATGAAAATAGAAGAAATTGCTGTAAGTTGTCCGTTTTGTCGGAAAAACTGCAATTGCAATGTTTGCTTGAGCTCCAGAGGAATGATTAAG ACATCTAACAGGGACATAACTGATTATGAAAAGGCTCAGAATCTGCATTATATGATTAACTTACTCCTACCATTTTTGAAACAAATTTGTCATGAACAAAATCAAGAGGAGCAGATTGAAGCTAAAATACTAG GAAAGCATTCTTTTGAGAAGGAAATACCTCAAAGTCTTTGTGGCAACGATGAACGTGTCTATTG TGATCACTGTGCTACTTCAATTATTGACCTTCATAGAAGCTGCCCCAGTTGTTCCTATGAACTCTGCCTTAGTTGTTGCCAAGAAATACGTGATGGTAGCATTACACCCCGGGTCGAGCAGAAGTTCTTATATGTGAATAGGGGCTATGATTATATGCATGGTGGAGACCCTCTACCTGTGTCTAATGATTTCGGAACATCAGAATGTCATACTAAGCTATCTAATGTGTGGAATGCTAAGAGTGATGGAAGCATCCGATGTGCACCAAAGGAGTTCGGCGGTTGTGGTAGTGCTGCATTGGAGCTGAGACGTGTCCTACCAAGTGGGTGGATATCTGAATTGGAAATCAGAACTCGCAGTATGCTGAAAATTTGGGAAAATGTTAACACTACTCTTCAGCAAAAGAAAGCAGTATCAAGCTGCACCTCTTTGAGAAAGGAAGCTATTAAAGTAGACATAAATGATGATAATATGTACTGTTCAGAGTCAAGTAACATTCAAAAGGGAGGATTGTTACTTTTCCAAAAGCATTGGGCTAATGGCGAACCAGTTATAGTTCGTGATGCCCTTAAACTGGGCACCGGTCTGAGCTGGAAGCCGATGGTAATGTGGCGAGCATTATGCGAAAATAGGATTTCAGAGGTCGGTTCAAAAATGTCAGAAGTGAAAGCCATTGATTGCCTGGCTAATTGTGAG GTAGAAATCGATACTCACACATTTTTTAAAGGTTATATAGAGGGAAGAACATACAGAAATCTCTGGCCAGAGATGCTCAAGCTGAAAGACTGGCCCCCCTCTGATAAATTTGAAGATCTTTTGCCCCGCCATTGTGATGAGTTTATTCGCTCCTTGCCATTCCAAGAGTACAGCGATCCTCGGAGCGGAATTCTTAATCTTGCTGCGAAGTTGCCAGCACATGTCCTAAAACCTGACATGGGTCCGAAAACATATATTGCCTATGGGATTAAAGAAGAGCTTGGTAGAGGAGACTCTGTAACAAAGCTTCACTGTGATATGTCAGATGCG GTCAATATTTTGACCCATACAGCAGAGGTGATATTAACTGATGAGCAGCACTTAATTATTTCAAAGTTGAAAGAAGCACACAAGGTACAAGATGAGAGAGAGCAGTGTGCTCAAGAAACAGTTTCCGACAGCCTGAATGGCCGACCtttcaaacaaaacaaagtGCGGACAGAAAATAAGGTAGTTTTAGAATCCAAAGACATAGAGAAGCGCCCTATTGAAATTAATGGAAGGATCTTTCCAAATGATGTACATGAAGGGTTCACGTCTGCTACAGAGAATGAATCAATAGAAACAGGCAGTGCTCTATGGGATATCTTTCGGAGAGAAGATTCTGAGAAGTTAGAAACATATCTTAGGAAGCACTCAAGAGAATTTAGACATACTTATTGTTCTCCCGTTGAAGAG GTTGCACATCCAATTCATGACCAATGTTTTTATTTGACATCGGAGCACAAGAAGAAGCTGAAGGAGGAGTTCG ACGTAGAACCGTGGACTTTTGAGCAAAAACTAGGGGAGGCAGTATTTATTCCTGCTGGATGCCCACATCAAGTCAGGAATCTCAAG TCATGCACAAAAGTTGCGGTAGACTTTGTGTCTCCAGAAAATATCCATGAGTGTCTGCGTTTAACTAATGAGTTCCGCCAGCTTCCCAAGAACCACAAGGCTAGAGAAGATAAGCTTGAG ATAAAGAAGATGATAGTTTATGCCATTGATGAAGCTGTCACAGACTTAAAAGCTTTGTTGAACTTTTCTTGA